TTTATGGTTATGGGGCTTGAAACATTGGCTGTTTATAATGTGGTAGCGTTACGTTGTATTATCGCATTTTTTGCAGCAGGCATACTCTTTTATAAACGCATGATCAAAGTCGATTTCAAAACATTAAAATACGCAGCTATTCAAGGTTTGCTTTTATTCATTGTGTTTGCACTTAGCTTATTCGGACTGGAGACTACTTCCGTTTCCAACGCAGGATTTATTTTAAGTCTGACAGTTGTGCTAGTGCCTATATTCAGTAGCTTTATCGACAAAAAATTGCCTTCAAAAGCTGTTAGTTTTGCGATTGTTAGCACAATGATTGGTATTACTGTATTAACTGTACAACATTCATTTACTTTCCAAACAGGCGATATTTTAGTCGCTATTGCTGCGTTAAGCTATTCAATTTATCTGCTGTTAAACGGTCGATTTACTCGTAGCGTAGAGTCGATTTCATACGGCATCTATCAACTCGGCTTCGCTGGATTGTATGCACTTGTTTTAACGCTACTTTTTGAAACACCAACACTTCCAAATTCTACTACTTCATGGATTGCCATTTTAGGGCTTGGTATTATTTGTAGCGCATTTTGCTTTGTTGGCCAAACTGTTGCACAACAGTATACATCTGCTACACATACAGGGCTTATCTTTTCATTGGAGCCTATTTTTGCCGCGATGTTTGCCATGATGTTTATCGGTGAGGGGCTTACGGTTAAATTACTGATTGGTGGTAGCTTTATTTTAATCGGCAATCTTGTTGCCCAACTGGAACATCTTCACCTTTTACGCTTTATAAGAAAACATGAACAGGAAAAAGTGATGCATTAATCAATACGAAAAGAGTGAGATTGACCATAATCAATCCCACTCTTTTCTATTATCTGCTGCTCTGCCCACTCGGTGAGCGCTTTCCGCGACAATAATCATTTATCGTTAACTACAAATATCTTCTTATTTGTTCCGCATCATTCATACGCTCTTCAGCCTTTAAGCGTTCCTCACGTTGAGCTGGTGTCTCATCCACAATCGATTCAGGTGGCGTGACACGTGTATCCAGCGCATCCAGTTGTGCACGTTGTGATTCGACGCCAAGTGTAGCCGATGTTGGATCGATGTTGTCATCATGTTCTGCATATAATACAATGGCCCCTTCTTCCACAAGTTGTGCGTAATATGCTGTCTGACCCTCTGTCAAATCAAAACGTTTTAATCCTTCTGTGACCGCTGTTTCTCCTGTAAACCATGATTTAATTTGGTCAAACCAATTACCAGCTTCGTGGGTTTTCACATCAGCGTTCCATTTGACATCTTCCAAATCGCTAGCTTCTCTTGCAATAATATGGATTTCATCCGTGTGGTAACCTTCCATGCGCATACATTTTAAAATGTGAAACATCTCTTCTCTCGTATGTGCAACTTCAATTTTTGGGTTTTGTTCATTCATCATGTTCAATTCCTCCTAATTTGTAAGGCTTACTATGTATGTACCCCGACACTTTAAGAAAAAACCCTTTTTATGCATCCTTTATACAACTGTAATAATTGTCATCTCAATTATTATTCTGTTGCCTGTTTGTCATATTGCCTGTCCTCCCAAAATTAAAAAAACACTTGGAGCTTTAACTAAACTCCAAGTGCTCTGTATTTTAAGCGCCTTTTTTATCAAGAAAGGCTTTTAACATCCAAGTATGTTTTTCAAGGGATTGATACATCGCATTCAGCAAATCTTCTGTACGGTCATCGCCTTCTTCTGCAGCAAGCTGCATCGTATTATTGATAGCTTGCATTTGCTTTTCAAAGTCAGAAATAGTAGTTGCGACCATTTCCTCTGCTGTCTCTTTTCCCGTTGCTTCTTCTACATAGGATAACTCAAGGTATTCTTTTAAAGTAGCGACAGGCTCGCCACCTTTGGATAGAATACGTTCAGCCGTATCATCAAAATTTAATGTAACCTCATTGTATAATTCTTCAAATTTTGCATGGAGTGTAAAAAAGGCATTCCCGGTTACATACCAATGATAGTTATGTAGTTTTGTATACAGTACCGACCATGTTGCTACGAGTTTATTCAATTCCTTGTTTAAATCTTGTGGCATAATTACCCCTCCAAATTATTGTTATTTTTATAATTTCAGTATGCAATATACTGTCGAACCCTGTCAAGTAGACACCTTAAATAAAATAAAAAATAACAAAAAGGGTAAAAATCTTAATACACTATGTACGATTGGCATCCAAATAAAAAGAACTCTACATTGAGTACTTTGAACAAGCATACTTGATAGAGTTTGTTAAAGCATTATGTCCTTAAATTACGTATAATGGAATAAAAACGTTGGATACATCTTGCCAAAAAGGAGACTCTATGAATATTACATTAAGCCAATTGACATACGTTGATATGGAAAGTTTATATACATTCGAGCTTACTAATCGGGCTTATTTCGAAAAAATGGTACCTAGTCGTGGTGATGATTATTATGAATTTAATAATTTTCAAAAGCAAAACCTTATGCTAATACATGAACAAGAGCAAGAACGATCTTATTTCTATTTAATCAAAAATGAACTTGGACAAATCGTTGGGCGCATCAATTTAACCGATATAGATAAAAAACAACTGTTAGGTCATATCGGTTATCGAGTTGGCGATGAACATAGCAGCAAGGGCATTGCTAATAAAGCGTTAAAGTTATTATTAACAATCGCGAGCAATAAAGGCATTCGACAAATTGCTGCGAAAACAACAACAAACAATATAGCTTCACAAAAAGTATTAGAAAAAAATGGATTTATATACACTGGCACAAGTTCTGAAGAGTTTGCAATGAATGGACAAAAATTAAAGTTTGTTTATTATAATTGGAACGATTCGGAGGCAAGCCGTTTGTAACAATAAGGTTTATTTAATCCTAGTATCACTTAAAATAGTAACTACTTCAACAAAGGGTTATAGCCAAAATATAGTAGTAGACGAAATAAACCGAATGCAAATTATATGTACTACAAGCGTCCTTCATTTTAGCATTCGGTTTATTAATTTAGTTTATATATTTTTAGCAGTATTCCGCAATTTCTAAACTACAATCAATACTATTCCTCATTGAATAGATTTCCAACAGGATTTTTTAGAGTTGGGGTAGGCTGTGGTGCGTCCATTTGCATACTTTGTGATGGCGAAGCAGCTAGTTTCATCAATCGATAAATCCGTTTATGATTAAATTGTTTATTGTATTTATGGTTTAGATGTAGCTTCATTTTGCGATAGCCAAATTTTGCTTGTCCCTTTTCATGTAGCGCGTTTATTTCTTTTAAAATCTCGTTATTTTCAAGCTGCCTTTTTGTTGGTACGCGCTGTGTCCATTTATAATAAGCTGAGCGTGCAATTCCTGCGCATTCGCATAGTAGCGAGATAGAGTAGTGGTCGTTGTGATGCAATGCTTGAATGGCTGTATATTTATTTACATAACTCTCCTCCCTTCGATATCCTCTAGCTTTTTTAGCAATGCATTTTCTGTACGTAGACGTTCATTTTCGCGTTCAAGATATTTTATTTCTTCTTTAAATTGTTCTTCTATTGTACGCTCCTGTTCTTTTTTAGTTCGCCCGCGTTTATCTTGTAGCGATGCTTCGTCACCCGCTTCATATTTTTTAACCCATTGGTAAACTTGTTGGTACGACACTTGAAACCTATCTGCAGTAAGTTGGTAGTTTTTATCATGCTTTAAACAAAAGAAAACGATTTGAACTCGTTCCTCTAATGTCGTTTTTCTTCCCTTTGGCATCAGTTCGGCTATCCTTTCAGCAATTCCTTTTTATACTATTATAATAGTTAGAACAATAAACGAGAACAGAATAGTAAAGCAATATATTGTAAAAACCCCCTTCTTTAACAGAAGAGGGTTTTACTTACGTATTATCTTTATTCAATTGTTCCGCTTCTTCCAAACTTTCTTCTGCTCTTAACCGATGCTCTCGTTGCTCAGGCGTCTCGACATGATCAATCGTATCAATAAATGGTTCAGGCGCAGTAACGCGAGGTTCAAGTGGATTATGCCAATAGCGATTTTCCTCTTGATCAATCGCTATTGTTACTGGGGTATCTGTGTTGGCCTTCTCGCCAAACACAACAATAGCACCATGCTCTACAAGTTGTGCATAATAGGCCGTTTGCCCCTCACTTAAATGAAAACGTTTGACGCCTTCTTTTACAGCAGATTCACCTGTAAACCATGATTTAAACTGATCGAGCCAATTGCCTGCCTCATGCGTGTGTATATCTGTTTCCCATTTAATGTCCGCAAATGGCGTAGCGTCCTTCGCAATAATATGAATATCATTCGTGTGAAAACCTCGGTTATGCATTTGTTTTAATATTTCTAGCATTTCCTCTTTCGAGTGTGCCACTTCAATATATGGATTTTGTTCATTCATGCAATATATGTCCTCCTATTTTTAATGGCCACTCCATACTTATTCGTATCAGAGGAACTGCCTTTACTGTTTTTTTGTCTTCCTTTTAAAGTTATTCGTTCAGGAATGCTTTTAACATCCATGCATGTTTTTCAAGTGACTGATACATAGCGTTTAATAAGTCTTCCGTTCGATCGTCGCCCTCTTCTGCCGCAAGCTCCATCGTTGCGTTTAAAGCTTTCATCAACTTTTGGAAATCAGAAATTGTTGTAGCAACCATTTCTTCCGTTGTTTCTTTACCTGTTGCTTCTTCTATATAAGAAAGCTCCAGATGCTCTTTTAAAGTAGCTACTGGTTTGCCATCTTTGGATAGAATACGCTCTGCGATTTCATCTAAATTTAATGTTGTTTCATTATATAATTCTTCAAATTTTTCATGCAGTGTAAAAAAGGCACTGCCTGTTACATACCAATGGTAGTTATGCAATTTTGTATACAGTACAGAGTATGTTGCTACTAGCTTATTTAGTTGCTTGTTTAAATTTTGTGACATAATATCTCCTCCAATAATTCATACTAGCCTTTAGTATGCGTTACTTTGTACTCTGGCTATACTTCATTTTTCCCTACTGACACAATTTCAAACACGTTCTGCTTCTTTTTTTAAAAAAATCATGATTTCGCTAGGCTACTAAAATCTTATTCTTCCCCCTGCAATTATTTCACTTTTCGAAATAGTTTCGTTATAATGGAATCACTTACGTTAAAAGGGGTGTTCTGACATGGAAGTATTACCATTAAGGAAAGATGTTGCAGTGGAAGAAACGTGGAATTTACAGGATTTACTTGAAAATGACGCTGATTTTGAACCTGCATTAGCTCAGTTTGTAGAAGATGCAGTAAAATTTGAAAGCACCTATAAGGGGAGCATTACGGATGCGCAAAAGGTAATTGAGGTACTGACAGCCTTTGAAGCATTACAAGTAGGCATTATCCCTCTGGGAACCTATGCGAGCTTAAATATACAGGCTGATCGTACGGATGACGTTGCACAAATGCGCGCAGCAAAATTTAGCACGGCGATTGGAAAAATTAGCAGTTCCATCGCATTTGTGAATAGCGAATTGCTTGCATTAGACGAAACCATTTTAGAGCAAGCTGCAGCGTCAAGTCCCCTATATAATCGCTATATCACACAACTGTTAAAGCAAAAGCCTCATCAACTACATCCTGAAGTAGAAAAAACGCTTGCTGCTTTGCGTTCTACATTCGACGCACCTTATGAAATTTATAACACGACAAAGCTCGTGGATATGCATTTCGGGGAGTTTGAGGCAAATGGCAAAAATCATCCACTTAGCTATGTGTTATTCGAAAATGATTGGGAACTTGAAAGCGATCCAACGATACGTCGAGCAGCATTCAATGCCTTTTCTAACAAGCTTCGTGAGTATCAACATACTACGGCAAAAGTATATAACACGCATATCCAGCAAGAGAAAACAATCGCCGATTTACGGGGCTTCGACTCTGTCATTGACTTTTTATTATTTGACCAAGATGTCGATCGTTCGCTTTATAATCGTCAAATTGACCTTATTACAAAAGAGCTTGCCCCACATATGCGTCGTTATGCCAAGCTTGTACAAAAAGCGCATGGCTTAGATAAAATGACGTTTGCTGATTTAAAAATATCACTCGATCCAAGCTATGATCCAAAATTAACAATGGCAGAAGCAAAAGATTATGTTGAAAAATCATTAGCTGTAATGGGTAAAGATTATGAGGAAATGATTGAAAGGGCGTTCAACGAGCGCTGGATTGATTACGCACCAAATAAAGGAAAATCTACAGGCGCATTTTGCTCAAGTCCCTACGGTAGCCATCCGTACATTTTAATGTCATGGAATGAGCGTATGAACGAGGTATTCACACTAATCCATGAGCTTGGTCACGCCGGTCATTTTGTTAATGCACATGCACATCAATCGTATTTGAATAATCGCCCTTCCCTCTACTTTATCGAGGCACCATCTACAATGAATGAAATGCTATTAGCAAACTATTTATTGACACATAATGATGATAAACGCTTTAAACGTTGGGTTATATCAAACATCGTATCGAAAACATATTATCATAACTTCGTCACACATTTACTAGAGGCAGCATACCAACGTAAAGTATATGAACTAGTGGACGCTGGCGAATCAGTGAATGCTACAGTATTGAATCAATTAAAACGTACTGTTTTAGAAGATTTCTGGGGCGATACTGTCCATATCCTAGAAGGCGCAGAATTAACATGGATGCGTCAGCCTCATTACTATATGGGCTTGTATCCATACACATATAGTGCTGGTTTAACGATTTCTACACAAGTATCGCAACGTATTTTAAAAGAAGGTAGTACGGCTGTAGATGAATGGTTAAAAGTACTGCAAGCAGGTGGCACTAAATCGCCTGTAGAGCTTGCCCAAATGGCAGGTGTTGATGTCACGACAGATCAACCGCTGCGAGATACAATTGCTTACATCGGTCAGTTAATTGACGAGCTTGAAAGACTAACAGCAGAGATTGAAGTCTAATAGTATTACCATCTACGCTCAATTCAAGTGCGTAGATGGTTTTCTTTTTTTAGTTCTAAGCTAGAAAATACATACATATAATAGAATTAGGGCGTCCCTCTAATTTTTTGATATTTCAAAATAGATAATCATTTTTCTTCATACAAAAGTACCGTTATTATTAAGTGTACGCAATTTATTTAGCAAAAATCGACTAACAATTTTCAAAGGAAGTGTTTCTAATTATGGTAAAACGTAATGATCCATGCCCATGCGGTAGCGGCAAAAAATACAAAAAATGTTGTGAAGGTAAACAGCAAGTTACAGTTGAAGCTGTAGCAATCGAAGAACTAGAGCGTGTACTACAAACATTCTATTTAGAATATCCAGAACGCAAAGATGTTCGTGCTTATATCGAGCATGTTGGCACATGGCAGCCTAAATTAGAGAGCGTACTACAACGTGAGCTTATTGAAGCGATTGCGTTAGACGACTTCTTCTTCCATCAAGAGCCATCTATTTGGAAAGGGTATTTAAAGAAAACGAAGAAAAAGACGGTAAGACCTTCAACTTTAAAAGTACTTGAAGGCTGGTCACAACCTACACTCTTTATTGGTACGGTAACTGTTGTAGAGGAAAAATATTTTAAAGCTAGTCATGTTCTTTCAAATGAAGAAATTTATATCCGTCGCGAAAATGATAAGCCAATTCCTGAGGGAATGCATGTCTTTGCGTTTATCCTGCCAGATGGCACGAAGCAGGAAGCGCATTATCTAGCGGTATCAACGCTTATATTCTTCCCACATGACCATGAACAAGTATTTGTGAAGTTAAAAGAAAACTTTGAGGCTTCGAATAAGAAAGTTCAAACATTCTTAAAAGAAGATCATCTAACATTCTGGGAGCTACTTGTGTCTAACGGCTACAAGGGCGAAGAATTCACAAACTTCGAGAACGGTGTTATTACGCAAGTCAAGGAATTCCTTGAACAAAATGAGCGTGAAACAGCTCCGATGCTTGAACTATTAGAGGATTACTTAATCGAAGGACAACCCTCTGCACGTAAAGAAGCGGCCATCGCAGCAGGTGCTATTCGCTACGGTCAGGAAAAAGAGCTATTTGAATCACTTTCTATGACAGTCAAAGAAATTGCAGCGACTTTCGATATTTCCCCTTCCTCTTTAACAAAATACTACCAAGATCTAAGTCAATACGCTTCAACAAAATAAAAAACAAAAACAAGTGTTAGATTGAGTTACAATCAATCTAACACTTGTTTTGCTAAAGCGGTATTTGCCTTCTATCCGCGATTTCTTCTGTTTTACCCGCGTTTGATGGACCTCTATCCGCGATTTACACTGTTTTACCCGCGTTTGATGGACTTCTATCCGCGATTTACACTGTTTTACCCGCGTTTGATGGACTTCTATCCGCGATTTACACTGTTTTACCCGCGTTTGATGGACTTCTATCCGCGATTTACACTGTTTTACCCGCGTTTGGTGGACTTCTATCCGCGATTTACACTGTTTTACCCGCGTTTGGTGGGCTTCTATCCGCGATTTACACTGTTTTACCCGCGTTTGGTGGACTTCTATCCGCGATTTACACTGTTTTACCCGCGTTTGGTGGGCTTCTATCCGCGATTTACACTGTTTTACCCGCGTTTGGTGGACTTCTATCCGCGATTTACACTGTTTTACCCGCGTTTCAAAAAATAAATAGAAAAAAGCTACGTTCGTTATCTGCATAATAACAGATAACAAGGTAGCTTTTTCTATGGTAACCAACCAATTTTATTATTTCCGAACATATAGTTATTTATGCAAGAAAAGCACTACATATGCTTAATTTCATGCATAAAAATTTCTTATTGGATATT
This genomic interval from Lysinibacillus sphaericus contains the following:
- a CDS encoding GNAT family N-acetyltransferase, whose product is MNITLSQLTYVDMESLYTFELTNRAYFEKMVPSRGDDYYEFNNFQKQNLMLIHEQEQERSYFYLIKNELGQIVGRINLTDIDKKQLLGHIGYRVGDEHSSKGIANKALKLLLTIASNKGIRQIAAKTTTNNIASQKVLEKNGFIYTGTSSEEFAMNGQKLKFVYYNWNDSEASRL
- a CDS encoding IS3 family transposase, with the protein product MHHNDHYSISLLCECAGIARSAYYKWTQRVPTKRQLENNEILKEINALHEKGQAKFGYRKMKLHLNHKYNKQFNHKRIYRLMKLAASPSQSMQMDAPQPTPTLKNPVGNLFNEE
- a CDS encoding Dps family protein, with the translated sequence MPQDLNKELNKLVATWSVLYTKLHNYHWYVTGNAFFTLHAKFEELYNEVTLNFDDTAERILSKGGEPVATLKEYLELSYVEEATGKETAEEMVATTISDFEKQMQAINNTMQLAAEEGDDRTEDLLNAMYQSLEKHTWMLKAFLDKKGA
- a CDS encoding helix-turn-helix domain-containing protein, which encodes MPKGRKTTLEERVQIVFFCLKHDKNYQLTADRFQVSYQQVYQWVKKYEAGDEASLQDKRGRTKKEQERTIEEQFKEEIKYLERENERLRTENALLKKLEDIEGRRVM
- a CDS encoding SEC-C domain-containing protein gives rise to the protein MVKRNDPCPCGSGKKYKKCCEGKQQVTVEAVAIEELERVLQTFYLEYPERKDVRAYIEHVGTWQPKLESVLQRELIEAIALDDFFFHQEPSIWKGYLKKTKKKTVRPSTLKVLEGWSQPTLFIGTVTVVEEKYFKASHVLSNEEIYIRRENDKPIPEGMHVFAFILPDGTKQEAHYLAVSTLIFFPHDHEQVFVKLKENFEASNKKVQTFLKEDHLTFWELLVSNGYKGEEFTNFENGVITQVKEFLEQNERETAPMLELLEDYLIEGQPSARKEAAIAAGAIRYGQEKELFESLSMTVKEIAATFDISPSSLTKYYQDLSQYASTK
- a CDS encoding DMT family transporter, encoding MSNQGKANLLMVIVTMFWGLSYTFMVMGLETLAVYNVVALRCIIAFFAAGILFYKRMIKVDFKTLKYAAIQGLLLFIVFALSLFGLETTSVSNAGFILSLTVVLVPIFSSFIDKKLPSKAVSFAIVSTMIGITVLTVQHSFTFQTGDILVAIAALSYSIYLLLNGRFTRSVESISYGIYQLGFAGLYALVLTLLFETPTLPNSTTSWIAILGLGIICSAFCFVGQTVAQQYTSATHTGLIFSLEPIFAAMFAMMFIGEGLTVKLLIGGSFILIGNLVAQLEHLHLLRFIRKHEQEKVMH
- a CDS encoding general stress protein; amino-acid sequence: MMNEQNPKIEVAHTREEMFHILKCMRMEGYHTDEIHIIAREASDLEDVKWNADVKTHEAGNWFDQIKSWFTGETAVTEGLKRFDLTEGQTAYYAQLVEEGAIVLYAEHDDNIDPTSATLGVESQRAQLDALDTRVTPPESIVDETPAQREERLKAEERMNDAEQIRRYL
- the pepF gene encoding oligoendopeptidase F encodes the protein MEVLPLRKDVAVEETWNLQDLLENDADFEPALAQFVEDAVKFESTYKGSITDAQKVIEVLTAFEALQVGIIPLGTYASLNIQADRTDDVAQMRAAKFSTAIGKISSSIAFVNSELLALDETILEQAAASSPLYNRYITQLLKQKPHQLHPEVEKTLAALRSTFDAPYEIYNTTKLVDMHFGEFEANGKNHPLSYVLFENDWELESDPTIRRAAFNAFSNKLREYQHTTAKVYNTHIQQEKTIADLRGFDSVIDFLLFDQDVDRSLYNRQIDLITKELAPHMRRYAKLVQKAHGLDKMTFADLKISLDPSYDPKLTMAEAKDYVEKSLAVMGKDYEEMIERAFNERWIDYAPNKGKSTGAFCSSPYGSHPYILMSWNERMNEVFTLIHELGHAGHFVNAHAHQSYLNNRPSLYFIEAPSTMNEMLLANYLLTHNDDKRFKRWVISNIVSKTYYHNFVTHLLEAAYQRKVYELVDAGESVNATVLNQLKRTVLEDFWGDTVHILEGAELTWMRQPHYYMGLYPYTYSAGLTISTQVSQRILKEGSTAVDEWLKVLQAGGTKSPVELAQMAGVDVTTDQPLRDTIAYIGQLIDELERLTAEIEV
- a CDS encoding general stress protein, which produces MNEQNPYIEVAHSKEEMLEILKQMHNRGFHTNDIHIIAKDATPFADIKWETDIHTHEAGNWLDQFKSWFTGESAVKEGVKRFHLSEGQTAYYAQLVEHGAIVVFGEKANTDTPVTIAIDQEENRYWHNPLEPRVTAPEPFIDTIDHVETPEQREHRLRAEESLEEAEQLNKDNT
- a CDS encoding Dps family protein; translated protein: MSQNLNKQLNKLVATYSVLYTKLHNYHWYVTGSAFFTLHEKFEELYNETTLNLDEIAERILSKDGKPVATLKEHLELSYIEEATGKETTEEMVATTISDFQKLMKALNATMELAAEEGDDRTEDLLNAMYQSLEKHAWMLKAFLNE